In Pyrus communis chromosome 1, drPyrComm1.1, whole genome shotgun sequence, the following are encoded in one genomic region:
- the LOC137708484 gene encoding rac-like GTP-binding protein ARAC7 — protein MSASKFIKCVTVGDGAVGKTCMLICYTSNKFPTDYIPTVFDNFSANVAVDGNIVNLGLWDTAGQEDYSRLRPLSYRGADIFVLAFSLISRPSYENVLKKWMPELRRFAPNVPIVLVGTKLDLREDMGYLADHMGSNIITSAQGEELRKQIGAAAYIECSSKTQQNVKAVFDTAIKVVLQPPRRKDMAKKKRHRRSACSIASIVCGGCDV, from the exons ATGAGTGCTTCAAAGTTCATTAAATGTGTCACAGTTGGAGATGGAGCTGTTGGGAAGACCTGTATGCTTATTTGTTACACCAGCAACAAGTTTCCTACC GATTATATACCCACAGTTTTTGACAATTTTAGTGCAAATGTGGCTGTGGATGGGAATATAGTGAACTTGGGGCTATGGGACACTGCAG GCCAGGAGGATTACAGCAGGTTGAGGCCGCTGAGTTATAGAGGTGCAGACATATTTGTGTTAGCTTTCTCTTTAATTAGCAGGCCAAGCTATGAGAATGTTCTTAAGAAG TGGATGCCGGAACTTCGTAGGTTTGCTCCCAATGTTCCAATTGTTCTTGTTGGTACAAAGCTAG ATCTTCGCGAGGACATGGGGTATCTAGCCGATCATATGGGATCCAACATCATAACTTCTGCTCAG GGAGAGGAGCTGAGAAAACAAATAGGTGCTGCAGCTTATATCGAGTGCAGCTCGAAGACCCAGCAG AATGTCAAAGCTGTTTTCGATACTGCCATTAAGGTTGTTCTTCAACCTCCGAGAAGGAAGGATATGGCTAAGAAGAAAAGGCACCGGAGATCTGCTTGCTCAATTGC GAGCATTGTCTGTGGAGGCTGTGATGTTTAG
- the LOC137746439 gene encoding protein NRT1/ PTR FAMILY 1.1-like — MGAKMKVVASDQTKTITKQVTSMKGGLRTMPFIISNESFEKVASFGLQANMIFYLIFEYHLDAATGTSILFLWSALSNFTPIIGAFLADSLWGRFHVISMGTIVSLFGMIVLWLTAKLPQTRPHHCDPYKEKCVPANTAQVMLLFASFGLMSIGAGGIRPCSLAFGTNQLDNPDDPNNERRLQSFFNWYYASVGVSVMLAVTVIVYIQDQIGWVVGFGVPVGLMFLSTVFFFLGSSLYVKVPPNKNLSAGFLRVFAAAWKNKNMALPPKNFDAWYSPKGSKFVAPTDKLRYLNKACIIRSPEKDIGPDGLAKDPWSLCTVRQVQELKALIRVLPIWSSSIIISVIISQHTFPALQAKSMERHLFGKIKIPAASFSVFGILTLTIWVAIYDRIIVPLISKYTKRPRGLSFKQRIGGGLAISCLAMAVAAEVERHRRQTAIREGFLNKPDGVVGMSAKWMIPQHCLIGLAEALNAIGQLEFYYSQFPKSMSSIAVALLTLGFGVGSLVGSLLVTIIADATRKGGVSWVSSNLNKAHYDYYYWIVAGLSVVNVFYFLLCSWAYGHCEDKTIWDEEEGEAGEELSKSGEYAVMFSA, encoded by the exons ATGGGTGCAAAGATGAAGGTGGTCGCTTCAGACCAAACCAAGACCATCACCAAACAGGTCACAAGCATGAAGGGTGGCCTTAGAACCATGCCTTTTATCATCT CAAATGAGTCATTCGAAAAGGTTGCAAGCTTTGGTCTTCAGGCTAATATGATCTTTTACTTGATATTTGAATATCACTTGGACGCCGCTACTGGAACTAGCATCTTGTTCTTGTGGTCAGCCTTGTCAAATTTTACGCCTATTATCGGAGCTTTTCTCGCCGATTCTCTCTGGGGTCGGTTTCATGTGATTTCTATGGGAACAATCGTTAGCCTATTT GGAATGATTGTGTTATGGCTAACAGCAAAACTTCCACAAACAAGGCCACATCATTGCGACCCGTACAAAGAAAAATGTGTTCCAGCAAACACAGCTCAAGTCATGCTTCTCTTCGCCTCATTCGGCCTCATGTCGATTGGAGCCGGTGGCATCAGACCATGTTCCTTGGCCTTCGGTACCAATCAACTGGACAATCCAGACGACCCAAATAACGAAAGGCGCTTGCAGAGCTTCTTCAATTGGTATTATGCTTCGGTTGGAGTCTCAGTCATGCTTGCAGTGACAGTCATTGTTTATATTCAGGATCAAATTGGATGGGTTGTAGGGTTTGGAGTCCCTGTAGGGCTCATGTTCTTGTCcactgttttcttcttcttgggatcttCCCTTTATGTCAAAGTTCCTCCGAACAAGAACTTGTCTGCTGGATTTCTTCGAGTGTTTGCAGCtgcttggaaaaacaaaaacatggcGTTGCCACCAAAGAATTTTGATGCATGGTACAGTCCCAAGGGTTCCAAGTTTGTCGCTCCGACAGATAAACTAAG GTACCTAAATAAAGCTTGCATCATAAGAAGTCCTGAAAAGGACATAGGCCCTGATGGTTTGGCCAAAGATCCATGGAGTTTATGCACTGTCAGGCAAGTACAGGAGCTGAAAGCCTTGATCCGAGTCCTGCCCATTTGGTCTAGCAGCATTATAATCTCAGTTATTATCAGCCAACACACGTTTCCCGCGCTCCAAGCAAAGTCCATGGAGAGGCATTTGTTTGGCAAGATCAAAATTCCAGCAGCCTCATTTTCCGTGTTTGGAATCCTCACTCTCACAATATGGGTGGCCATCTACGACCGTATTATAGTCCCCTTGATATCAAAGTACACGAAAAGGCCACGCGGGCTTAGCTTCAAGCAACGAATAGGGGGTGGACTAGCAATCTCCTGTTTGGCAATGGCAGTGGCTGCAGAGGTTGAGAGGCACAGAAGACAAACAGCAATCCGAGAGGGTTTTTTGAACAAACCGGACGGTGTAGTCGGCATGTCTGCCAAGTGGATGATCCCACAACACTGCCTCATTGGACTCGCTGAGGCTCTCAATGCAATTGGGCAACTGGAGTTTTACTACTCTCAGTTCCCAAAAAGCATGTCCAGCATTGCAGTGGCTCTTTTGACGCTAGGGTTTGGAGTTGGGAGCTTGGTGGGGAGTTTACTTGTTACTATTATCGCTGATGCCACTAGAAAAGGAGGTGTGAGCTGGGTTTCAAGCAACCTAAACAAGGCTCACTACGATTATTACTATTGGATCGTTGCTGGGTTGAGTGTGGTAAATGTCTTTTACTTTTTACTGTGTAGTTGGGCATATGGGCACTGTGAGGATAAAACGATTTGGGATGAGGAAGAAGGGGAGGCAGGGGAGGAACTGTCCAAGTCCGGGGAGTATGCAGTTATGTTCTCCGCATAA
- the LOC137731443 gene encoding stachyose synthase-like, whose translation MAPPNLPVNPINDVSLPEIIEEYFDLSNGKLSVRGVPLLDEVPNNVTFSPFNSICQPCDDVPLPLLNRVGALSHKGGFLGFKADVPSDRLKNSLGRSSDRDFLSIFRFKTWWSTMWVGNSGSNLQKETQWVLFDVPEIKSYVIIIPIIDGSFRSALQPGNDGHVVICAESGSTQVKASNFDAIAYVHASDNPYNLMKEAFSAIRVHLNTFRLLEEKTVPNLVDKFGWCTWDAFYLTVEPAGIWHGINEFTEAGVSPRFLIVDDGWQSISFDENEDLNEDAKNLVLCGSQMLARLHRFDECKKFKNYKGGSMLSPNAPSFDHKRPKMLIAKAIEIEQAEKTRDKAVRSGVTDLSVFETKIQKLQQELSELLGGQETGASNGSCRGCTCRVGSYGLKAFTSDLRSKFKGLDDIYVWHALCGAWCGVKPGATHLNAKITPCILPPGLDGTMNDLAVDKVLEGGMGLVHPDHASLLYDSMHSYLSEVGVTGVKVDVIHILEYVSEEHGGRVELAKAYYKGLSDSLAKNFNGSGLISSMQQCNDFFFLGTRQISMGRAGDDFWFQDPSGDPMGVYWLQGVHMIHCSYNSMWMGQMIVPDWDMFQSDHLCAKYHAGSRAICGGPVYLSDFVGSHDFDLIKKLVHPDGTVPNCLHCALPTRDCLFKNPLFDGKTALKIWNFNKFGGVIGGFNCQGAGWDPKEQRIKGFPDCYKPILCSVHVSDIEWDQNLELAHMGKAEEYIVHLNQDDELRVLTPKSAAIRITIQPSSFEIFTIVPVQTLSPGNKFAPVGLTNMFNSGGSIQELEYTIEGEVSAKVKVKGGSSFLAYSSGCPKKCCLNGGEVAFEWSDKGKLKLNLPWVEEAAGISELVFMF comes from the exons ATGGCGCCTCCTAATCTTCCTGTTAATCCGATCAACGATGTTTCTCTGCCTGAAATCATAGAAGAATATTTCGACTTGTCGAATGGAAAGCTTAGTGTTAGAGGTGTTCCACTGCTTGATGAAGTTCCAAACAATGTCACTTTCAGTCCCTTTAATTCAATCTGCCAGCCTTGTGACGATGTTCCACTTCCCCTGCTCAACCGTGTTGGTGCCTTGTCACACAAGGGAGGGTTCCTGGGGTTCAAAGCGGATGTGCCTTCGGATAGGTTGAAGAATTCCTTGGGAAGATCCAGTGACAGGGATTTTCTCAGCATTTTTCGGTTCAAGACATGGTGGTCTACCATGTGGGTTGGAAACTCCGGTTCGAATTTGCAGAAGGAAACACAATGGGTGCTTTTTGACGTCCCTGAAATAAAATCCTATGTGATCATCATACCGATTATTGATGGATCTTTTAGGTCTGCTCTTCAACCCGGGAATGATGGACATGTCGTGATCTGTGCCGAGAGCGGGTCTACGCAAGTGAAAGCATCGAATTTCGATGCTATTGCATATGTTCATGCTTCTGACAATCCTTACAACTTGATGAAAGAGGCCTTTAGTGCTATTAGAGTTCATCTTAATACCTTCAGGCTGTTGGAAGAGAAAACAGTTCCGAATCTGGTTGACAAATTCGGTTGGTGCACTTGGGATGCCTTCTACTTAACGGTTGAACCTGCTGGAATTTGGCACGGTATAAATGAGTTCACTGAAGCCGGTGTGTCTCCTCGCTTTCTCATCGTTGATGATGGCTGGCAAAGCATCagttttgatgaaaatgaagACCTGAATGAGGATGCGAAAAATCTAGTCCTTTGTGGAAGTCAGATGCTTGCTAGGCTTCACAGGTTTGACGAGTGCAAGAAATTCAAGAACTACAAAGGTGGTTCCATGTTAAGTCCTAATGCGCCTTCGTTCGATCACAAAAGGCCAAAGATGTTGATAGCCAAAGCAATAGAAATTGAGCAAGCTGAGAAGACCCGCGACAAGGCCGTTCGGTCTGGGGTCACTGACCTATCTGTCTtcgaaacaaaaattcaaaagttgcAGCAAGAGTTGAGTGAGTTACTTGGTGGACAAGAAACTGGTGCTAGTAATGGAAGCTGCCGGGGATGTACTTGCAGGGTTGGAAGCTATGGACTGAAGGCTTTCACAAGTGACTTGAGAAGCAAGTTTAAGGGTTTGGATGATATATATGTGTGGCATGCTCTTTGTGGGGCCTGGTGTGGTGTTAAGCCTGGTGCAACCCATCTCAATGCTAAGATCACTCCCTGCATTCTCCCTCCCGGACTTGACGGAACTATGAATGATCTCGCGGTGGATAAAGTGCTTGAAGGGGGAATGGGGCTTGTTCATCCCGATCATGCTTCTCTTTTATATGACTCGATGCATTCGTACCTGTCTGAAGTTGGCGTCACAGGAGTCAAAGTGGATGTTATTCAT ATTCTTGAATATGTGTCTGAGGAACATGGAGGTCGCGTGGAGCTTGCGAAGGCTTATTACAAGGGGCTGAGTGATTCTCTTGCGAAGAACTTCAATGGGAGTGGACTTATTTCTAGCATGCAGCAATGCAACGACTTCTTCTTCCTCGGGACAAGGCAAATTTCCATGGGAAGAGCTG GTGATGATTTTTGGTTCCAGGACCCGAGTGGAGATCCAATGGGAGTTTACTGGCTACAAGGTGTTCATATGATCCACTGCTCCTACAACAGTATGTGGATGGGGCAGATGATCGTGCCGGATTGGGATATGTTCCAATCAGACCATCTTTGTGCCAAATATCATGCCGGGTCTAGGGCTATCTGTGGAGGTCCGGTGTATTTAAGCGACTTTGTTGGTAGTCATGATTTCGATCTCATCAAGAAGCTTGTTCATCCAGATGGAACCGTTCCCAATTGCCTGCATTGTGCCCTTCCAACCAGAGACTGCCTCTTCAAAAATCCTTTGTTTGACGGCAAAACTGCTCTCAAAATTTGGAACTTCAACAAG TTTGGTGGTGTGATTGGAGGATTCAACTGCCAAGGAGCAGGTTGGGACCCCAAGGAGCAAAGGATCAAAGGCTTTCCAGATTGCTACAAGCCAATCCTTTGTTCAGTGCATGTTTCTGATATTGAATGGGATCAAAACTTAGAACTAGCTCATATGGGAAAGGCTGAAGAGTACATTGTCCATCTCAACCAGGATGATGAACTCCGCGTTTTGACTCCAAAATCTGCTGCTATTCGAATCACTATCCAGCCGTCTTCCTTTGAGATTTTCACCATTGTGCCAGTCCAAACCCTCAGCCCGGGCAACAAATTCGCTCCGGTGGGACTTACAAACATGTTCAACAGTGGAGGAAGCATCCAGGAATTGGAGTACACAATTGAGGGGGAAGTTAGTGCAAAGGTGAAGGTCAAAGGTGGAAGCAGTTTCTTGGCCTACTCAAGTGGGTGTCCAAAGAAATGTTGTCTGAATGGTGGAGAGGTGGCTTTTGAGTGGTCTGATAAGGGCAAACTGAAGCTCAATCTTCCTTGGGTTGAAGAAGCTGCTGGCATTTCTGagttagtttttatgttttga